In the Pseudothauera hydrothermalis genome, one interval contains:
- a CDS encoding type IV pilus twitching motility protein PilT, translated as MDITELLAFAVKNSASDLHLSAGLPPMIRVHGDVRRINLPPMEHKDVHAMVYDIMNDAQRKQFEETLECDFSFAVPNLARFRVNAFNQNRGAGAVFRTIPSKVLTLEQLNAPKIFKEIANQPRGIVLVTGPTGSGKSTTLAAMIDYINENEYGHILTVEDPIEFVHESKRCLINQREVHRDTLSFSNALRAALREDPDVILVGEMRDLETIRLALTAAETGHLVFGTLHTSSAAKTIDRIVDVFPAAEKDMVRAMLSESLRAVISQTLLKTKDGSGRVAAHEIMIGTPAIRNLIRENKIAQMYSAIQTGQNVGMQTLDQCLQDLVRRNIVSATEAKVRAQNKDIFM; from the coding sequence ATGGACATTACCGAACTGCTGGCCTTCGCGGTCAAGAATTCCGCCTCCGACCTGCATCTTTCAGCCGGTTTGCCGCCGATGATCCGGGTTCATGGCGATGTGCGCCGCATCAACCTGCCGCCGATGGAGCACAAGGATGTGCACGCCATGGTGTACGACATCATGAACGATGCGCAGCGCAAACAGTTCGAGGAAACCCTGGAGTGCGATTTCTCGTTTGCGGTGCCCAATCTGGCGCGCTTCCGGGTCAATGCCTTCAACCAGAATCGCGGTGCAGGCGCGGTGTTCCGGACCATTCCATCCAAGGTGCTCACGCTGGAGCAGTTGAACGCACCGAAGATTTTCAAGGAGATCGCCAACCAGCCGCGTGGCATCGTGCTGGTCACCGGACCGACCGGTTCGGGTAAATCCACCACGCTGGCGGCGATGATCGACTACATCAACGAAAACGAATACGGCCATATCCTCACGGTGGAGGACCCGATCGAATTCGTGCACGAATCCAAACGCTGTCTGATCAACCAGCGCGAAGTGCATCGTGACACCTTGTCTTTTTCCAATGCACTGCGCGCCGCGCTGCGCGAAGACCCGGACGTGATCCTGGTCGGTGAAATGCGCGACCTGGAGACCATCCGCCTGGCGCTCACCGCGGCCGAAACCGGCCACCTGGTGTTCGGCACCCTGCACACTTCGTCGGCGGCCAAGACCATCGACCGTATCGTGGACGTTTTCCCCGCGGCAGAAAAAGACATGGTCCGCGCCATGCTGTCGGAATCGCTGCGCGCGGTGATCTCGCAGACCTTGCTCAAGACCAAGGACGGCAGTGGCCGGGTAGCAGCGCACGAAATCATGATCGGCACCCCGGCGATCCGCAACCTGATCCGCGAGAACAAGATCGCGCAGATGTATTCGGCCATCCAGACCGGCCAGAACGTGGGCATGCAGACCCTGGACCAGTGCCTGCAGGATCTGGTCCGGCGCAACATCGTTTCTGCCACCGAGGCCAAGGTCCGCGCACAGAACAAAGACATCTTCATGTAA
- a CDS encoding THUMP domain-containing class I SAM-dependent RNA methyltransferase, producing the protein MSEQFFSPCPRGLEPLLSDELATLGAQAPQAVPGGVAFGGDWTTCYRVNLESRLATRVLWRVAGGRYRSEEDIYRIAYAPAWAKWFTPDDTLRVFLTAKQSPLKSLEFVTLRIKDAVCDHFRTVAGRRPSVDTANPMVRIHAFLTRDTVTLYLDTSGDPLYRRGFKRAAVEAPLKENLAAGILRLTGWQPGEPLVDPMCGSGTFLIEAAQIALDIAPGLGRSFGFERLRQFDRRAWAALRNAAEARRKPVRRLALYGSDIVGEQVRRSRVNLEAAGLAECVYLDRINALERTAPAPAGVMVTNPPYGVRLGEAEELAALYPRLGDALKKRWSGWRCYLFSGDSNLPKSIGLKASRRTPLFNGALECRLLEYRMVAGSNRRKDQDGAAQG; encoded by the coding sequence ATGTCCGAGCAGTTTTTTTCTCCCTGTCCGCGTGGCCTCGAGCCGCTACTGTCAGACGAACTCGCCACCTTGGGCGCGCAGGCGCCGCAGGCGGTACCCGGCGGGGTGGCCTTCGGCGGCGATTGGACGACCTGCTACCGGGTGAACCTGGAGAGCCGGCTGGCTACGCGCGTGTTATGGCGGGTGGCGGGCGGCCGTTACCGCAGCGAGGAGGACATTTACCGTATCGCCTACGCCCCGGCTTGGGCCAAGTGGTTTACGCCGGACGACACGCTGCGGGTGTTCCTGACCGCTAAGCAGTCGCCGCTAAAGAGCCTGGAGTTCGTGACCCTGCGTATCAAGGACGCGGTGTGCGACCACTTCCGCACCGTGGCCGGGCGGCGGCCCAGCGTGGATACCGCGAATCCGATGGTGCGCATCCATGCCTTTCTGACCCGCGATACGGTCACGCTTTACCTCGATACCTCGGGCGATCCGCTCTACCGCCGTGGCTTCAAACGTGCTGCGGTGGAGGCACCGCTGAAGGAGAACTTGGCCGCGGGCATTTTGCGTCTGACCGGCTGGCAGCCGGGCGAACCGCTGGTCGATCCGATGTGCGGCAGCGGCACCTTCCTGATCGAGGCGGCGCAAATCGCGCTCGACATCGCCCCCGGGCTGGGGCGCAGCTTCGGCTTCGAGCGCCTGCGCCAGTTCGACAGGCGTGCTTGGGCGGCGCTGCGCAACGCTGCCGAGGCGCGTCGCAAGCCGGTCCGCAGGCTGGCGCTCTACGGTTCGGACATCGTCGGCGAACAGGTGCGGCGTAGCCGGGTGAACCTGGAGGCGGCCGGCTTGGCCGAGTGCGTGTATCTGGATCGCATCAATGCGCTGGAGCGCACGGCGCCGGCACCGGCAGGGGTGATGGTGACCAATCCGCCCTACGGCGTGCGCCTCGGCGAAGCGGAAGAGTTGGCCGCACTCTACCCCAGGTTGGGCGACGCGCTGAAAAAGCGCTGGAGCGGCTGGCGGTGTTATCTATTCAGCGGCGATTCCAATCTACCCAAGTCGATCGGGCTCAAAGCAAGCCGCCGCACGCCGCTGTTCAACGGCGCCTTGGAATGCCGGCTGTTGGAGTACCGGATGGTTGCCGGTTCGAACCGACGCAAAGACCAGGATGGCGCGGCGCAGGGGTGA
- a CDS encoding CDP-6-deoxy-delta-3,4-glucoseen reductase, protein MPFKISLQPGGQQFEAAADQTILDAALEAGLLLPYGCRDGACGACKGRILSGAVDYGTGSATALTDAERAAGMALFCRAMPCSDLVLEARNVSRAGDIPVKKLPCRVQTLKRLADDVMMLEIKLPASEPFQFRAGQYIDFLLADGRRRSFSIANAPHRTGHLELHIRLIPGGQFTTHVFQTMKERDILRLEGPLGSFFLREESDKPIVLLAGGTGFAPIKSIVEHALHIGLARPMVLYWGARTRAGLYMDELARGWAQTLPNFRYIPVLSDATENDTWNERTGLVHRAVMDDLPDLSGYEVYACGAPAMIEAARADFVAGCGLAENAFFADAFTYSNG, encoded by the coding sequence ATGCCGTTCAAAATTTCACTCCAGCCCGGCGGCCAGCAATTCGAAGCCGCTGCGGACCAGACCATCCTCGATGCCGCCCTGGAAGCCGGCTTGCTATTGCCTTACGGCTGCCGCGACGGCGCCTGTGGCGCCTGCAAGGGGCGGATTCTCTCCGGCGCAGTCGATTACGGCACTGGGTCGGCGACTGCGCTGACCGACGCTGAGCGTGCTGCCGGCATGGCGTTGTTCTGTCGCGCCATGCCGTGCTCGGATCTCGTTCTCGAAGCGCGCAACGTCAGCCGCGCCGGCGACATTCCGGTCAAAAAGCTGCCTTGCCGGGTGCAGACACTCAAGCGCCTGGCCGACGATGTGATGATGCTGGAAATCAAACTACCGGCTAGTGAACCGTTTCAGTTCCGCGCCGGCCAATACATTGATTTTCTCCTCGCCGACGGCCGCCGACGCAGTTTTTCGATTGCCAACGCCCCGCATCGAACCGGCCATCTGGAACTGCACATCCGTCTGATTCCCGGCGGGCAATTCACCACGCATGTTTTCCAGACCATGAAAGAGCGCGACATCCTGCGCCTGGAAGGGCCGCTGGGCAGCTTCTTCTTGCGTGAGGAGTCCGACAAACCCATCGTCCTCTTGGCCGGGGGCACCGGTTTTGCGCCGATCAAAAGCATCGTCGAACATGCGCTGCACATCGGGCTCGCCCGCCCGATGGTGCTGTACTGGGGTGCGCGCACCCGCGCCGGCCTGTACATGGACGAGCTGGCACGCGGATGGGCGCAGACCTTGCCCAACTTCCGTTATATTCCGGTACTCTCGGATGCAACCGAAAACGACACATGGAACGAGCGGACCGGCTTGGTCCATCGGGCCGTCATGGACGATCTGCCCGACCTGTCCGGGTACGAAGTCTATGCCTGCGGCGCGCCAGCGATGATCGAAGCCGCACGGGCGGATTTCGTCGCCGGCTGCGGTCTAGCCGAAAACGCCTTTTTTGCCGACGCTTTTACCTATTCGAACGGTTGA
- a CDS encoding EAL and HDOD domain-containing protein, producing the protein MSQTTILTREPVVNKNRAITANRLIAHGPSVGAVVETLNALADVWPSRHTVFVCLGRLVPTPDLMDWRAPQNAMVEIPVQALAHPHTQALLPQLRAAGISTCLSWYTPGIALPADSQWRFVLMDARKNPAPNGAPGLSLAWGLPDVGAFQKAVSAGYDGASGWFFLHGNPPPKALSPAHAQIVRLLNLVRNNADIKDIEAVLKQDVALSYKLLRYINSAGFGLMCEIQSFRHAVSILGYDNLNKWLSLLLVTASRDPGAPAMMQTAIARGRFMEEIGAQFFDKSELDNLFITGAFSLLNVLLGTSMQALLEEMNLPAAITEALLAEQGEFAPFLKLARLCETFDGAALAKAADDLHIAPTLLNRAHVTALGFADSLQG; encoded by the coding sequence ATGAGCCAGACCACCATCCTCACCCGCGAGCCCGTGGTCAACAAAAACCGCGCAATCACCGCCAACCGGCTGATCGCGCACGGCCCAAGCGTCGGTGCGGTGGTCGAGACGCTCAATGCGCTGGCCGATGTCTGGCCATCGCGCCATACCGTGTTCGTCTGCCTCGGGCGCCTGGTGCCCACCCCAGACCTCATGGACTGGCGCGCGCCGCAAAATGCCATGGTGGAAATCCCGGTGCAGGCGCTCGCCCACCCGCACACCCAAGCGCTCCTGCCACAATTGCGTGCAGCCGGAATCAGCACATGTTTGAGCTGGTACACACCCGGTATCGCCTTGCCTGCCGACAGCCAATGGCGCTTCGTGCTCATGGACGCGCGCAAAAACCCCGCCCCCAACGGGGCCCCCGGCCTCAGCCTGGCCTGGGGCCTGCCCGATGTCGGCGCCTTTCAGAAAGCAGTGAGCGCAGGATACGACGGTGCTTCCGGCTGGTTCTTTCTGCACGGCAACCCGCCACCCAAGGCGCTGTCGCCAGCACACGCGCAGATCGTCCGCCTGCTCAACCTGGTGCGCAACAACGCGGATATCAAAGACATCGAGGCGGTGCTCAAACAAGACGTCGCCCTGTCCTACAAGCTTTTGCGTTACATCAACTCCGCCGGCTTCGGGCTGATGTGCGAAATTCAATCCTTCCGCCACGCGGTGAGCATTCTGGGCTACGACAACCTCAACAAGTGGTTATCGCTGCTGCTGGTCACCGCCAGCCGCGATCCGGGCGCCCCGGCAATGATGCAAACCGCCATTGCCCGCGGCCGCTTCATGGAGGAGATCGGCGCGCAGTTCTTCGACAAATCCGAACTCGACAATCTTTTTATCACCGGTGCTTTTTCACTGCTCAATGTACTGCTTGGCACCTCGATGCAGGCGCTGCTGGAAGAGATGAACCTGCCGGCCGCGATCACCGAAGCACTGCTTGCCGAGCAAGGCGAATTTGCCCCCTTCCTGAAGCTTGCCCGGCTATGCGAAACCTTCGATGGCGCAGCGCTGGCAAAAGCCGCAGATGACTTACACATTGCGCCGACCCTGCTCAATCGCGCACATGTCACGGCGCTGGGGTTTGCCGACAGCTTGCAGGGCTGA
- a CDS encoding NAD-dependent epimerase/dehydratase family protein: protein MKRVLIVGAGDVARRATPWLVRRFRVYVLLRNRAAAPAWRSLGAVPVIADLDDRHSLKRLAGLAQAVLHFAPPPATGEADPRTARLLAALARRGSVPRRLVYISTTGVYGDCAGQAVDETRPRRAQTARARRRVDAEDRLRAFGRRNAARVALLRAPGIYAADRLPLERLRRGDPVLDASEDVHTNHIHADDLARLACTALFRARGGRAFNAVDHTQMTMGAYLDLAADTFGLPRPPRMRRAEIATRLSPTTMSFMSESRVLSNARILRELRVRLKYPTVREGFRAALAKEKTHPCS, encoded by the coding sequence ATGAAAAGAGTTCTGATCGTTGGCGCGGGGGATGTTGCACGGCGTGCCACGCCTTGGCTGGTGCGCCGCTTTCGCGTCTACGTGCTCTTGCGCAACCGGGCGGCTGCGCCCGCGTGGCGGTCGCTCGGGGCGGTTCCGGTGATTGCGGACCTCGATGACCGTCACAGCCTGAAGCGCCTTGCCGGATTAGCCCAGGCCGTGCTCCATTTTGCGCCGCCGCCGGCCACAGGGGAGGCAGACCCGCGCACCGCGCGCTTACTGGCTGCGCTGGCGCGCCGCGGCAGTGTACCACGGCGCCTGGTGTACATCAGTACGACAGGCGTATATGGCGACTGCGCCGGGCAAGCGGTGGATGAAACCCGTCCGCGCCGTGCACAGACCGCGCGTGCGCGCCGCCGGGTGGATGCCGAAGACCGCCTGCGTGCTTTCGGCCGGCGCAACGCGGCGCGTGTGGCGTTGTTGCGCGCGCCCGGCATCTATGCGGCCGACCGCTTGCCGCTGGAGCGCCTGCGCCGCGGCGATCCGGTGCTGGATGCCTCCGAGGATGTGCACACCAACCACATCCATGCCGACGATCTCGCCCGGCTTGCCTGCACGGCGTTGTTTCGTGCGCGGGGCGGGCGCGCCTTCAATGCGGTCGATCACACGCAGATGACGATGGGCGCCTATCTCGATCTGGCAGCCGACACCTTCGGCCTGCCGCGCCCGCCGCGCATGAGGCGCGCGGAAATCGCCACCCGCCTGTCGCCGACGACCATGTCGTTCATGTCCGAGTCGCGTGTGCTGTCCAACGCCCGCATCTTGCGGGAACTTCGTGTGCGGCTGAAATATCCGACGGTGCGCGAAGGCTTCCGCGCTGCCCTTGCCAAGGAGAAAACCCACCCATGCTCGTGA
- a CDS encoding YggT family protein: MLGNILLLVLEVAFGLLTLMLLARFFMQWLRAPFHNQVGQFVLATTDWLVRPLRRFLPGLMGLDLASLLPAWLLQTLFVFVEFSLRGVPLGGHPAAVLLGLWGLGLIELARMAIYLVFAVVLISAVLSWVNPHAPAAGVFHRLADPFLRPFRRVIPLVANVDLSPLVLLLVLQIVLMVVSGLRGSFAPLLFGG, from the coding sequence ATGCTCGGCAACATCCTCCTGTTGGTGCTCGAGGTCGCCTTCGGGCTGCTGACCCTGATGCTGCTTGCGCGCTTTTTCATGCAGTGGCTGCGGGCGCCTTTCCACAACCAGGTCGGCCAGTTCGTGCTCGCCACGACCGACTGGCTGGTGCGCCCACTGCGCCGCTTCCTGCCGGGGCTGATGGGGCTGGATCTGGCCAGTCTGCTGCCGGCTTGGCTGCTGCAGACGCTGTTCGTGTTCGTCGAGTTCAGCCTGCGCGGCGTGCCGCTGGGCGGCCATCCGGCCGCGGTGTTGCTTGGGCTGTGGGGGCTTGGTCTCATTGAGCTGGCGCGCATGGCCATTTATCTGGTGTTCGCGGTGGTGTTGATTTCCGCGGTGCTGTCCTGGGTCAACCCGCATGCGCCCGCTGCCGGGGTGTTCCATCGCCTGGCCGACCCCTTTCTGCGCCCTTTCCGCCGCGTCATCCCGCTGGTGGCCAATGTCGACCTGTCGCCGCTGGTGTTGCTGCTGGTATTGCAGATCGTGCTGATGGTGGTTTCCGGCTTGCGCGGCAGTTTTGCGCCGCTGCTCTTTGGCGGATGA
- a CDS encoding DUF5818 domain-containing protein codes for MNRIDLRRMLSLVMAALTAACAYSSPPAPPQKLAGVLTLKGNAPHTYPVLRTDDDHLWQLRGLDKSDANRLQQQRILVEGQPASRQGASLLPVFEVERYRIIAPDVGQSQDAAGQTPP; via the coding sequence GTGAATCGCATCGACCTTCGGCGCATGTTGAGTCTGGTCATGGCCGCGCTGACGGCAGCATGCGCCTACTCCAGTCCGCCTGCGCCGCCCCAGAAACTGGCCGGCGTCCTGACGCTGAAGGGCAACGCACCCCACACTTACCCGGTATTGCGCACCGACGACGATCATCTGTGGCAACTGCGCGGCCTCGACAAGTCGGATGCAAACCGCCTGCAACAGCAACGCATCCTGGTAGAGGGGCAACCGGCCTCCCGTCAGGGTGCGAGCCTGCTGCCGGTGTTCGAAGTCGAACGCTACCGAATCATCGCGCCCGATGTCGGCCAATCTCAAGACGCCGCAGGCCAGACACCGCCTTGA
- a CDS encoding DUF167 domain-containing protein has protein sequence MSTPWLRQIGQDCVVFSLHVQPNARCTEFAGLHGEAIKLRLAAPPVDGKANQALCSFIAEFCDVPRRAVSLLSGESARAKRVQVEGVDEETLRRLRRLG, from the coding sequence ATGAGCACGCCCTGGTTACGGCAGATCGGCCAAGACTGTGTGGTGTTCAGCCTGCATGTCCAGCCTAACGCCCGGTGTACCGAGTTTGCTGGTCTGCACGGCGAGGCGATCAAGCTGCGCTTGGCCGCGCCACCGGTAGATGGCAAGGCCAACCAAGCGTTGTGCAGCTTCATTGCCGAATTCTGTGACGTTCCGCGTCGCGCAGTCAGTCTGCTGTCCGGAGAAAGCGCGCGTGCCAAACGTGTGCAGGTCGAAGGCGTCGACGAAGAAACCTTGCGCCGCTTGCGCCGATTGGGATGA
- a CDS encoding YggS family pyridoxal phosphate-dependent enzyme translates to MTSISTNLQAVRARIRAAAQACGRRPEEVTLVAVSKTWPAVAVREAAAAGLRAFGENYVQEGCAKAEALAELGLEWHFIGPLQSNKTRLVASYFDWVHSVDRLKIAERLSAQRDIHRPPLNVCIQVNVSGEASKSGVAPADVAALARAVAGLPRLRLRGLMCIPEPTQDPAVLAARFGVLRTLRASLADEGLALDTLSMGMSHDLEAAIAAGATMVRVGTAIFGERQRA, encoded by the coding sequence ATGACATCAATCTCCACCAACTTGCAAGCCGTGCGCGCGCGCATTCGGGCTGCCGCGCAAGCGTGTGGAAGACGCCCGGAAGAGGTCACGCTGGTGGCTGTGAGCAAGACCTGGCCGGCCGTAGCGGTGCGTGAGGCGGCTGCCGCCGGTCTGCGCGCTTTTGGCGAAAACTATGTGCAGGAAGGGTGCGCCAAGGCCGAAGCACTTGCCGAACTCGGCCTGGAGTGGCATTTCATCGGTCCGCTGCAAAGTAACAAAACACGCTTGGTGGCGAGCTATTTCGACTGGGTGCACAGCGTCGACCGGCTGAAAATCGCCGAGCGGCTGTCTGCCCAACGCGACATACATCGTCCGCCACTCAATGTGTGCATCCAGGTCAATGTCAGCGGCGAAGCCAGCAAAAGCGGTGTGGCGCCGGCCGATGTGGCCGCATTGGCACGTGCGGTGGCTGGTTTGCCACGTCTGCGGCTGCGCGGCTTGATGTGCATTCCCGAGCCGACCCAAGACCCTGCCGTGTTGGCGGCGCGCTTTGGCGTGCTGCGAACGCTGCGTGCCAGCCTGGCCGATGAAGGCTTGGCGCTGGATACCTTGTCGATGGGGATGTCGCACGACCTGGAAGCCGCGATTGCCGCCGGCGCCACCATGGTAAGGGTAGGCACGGCGATCTTCGGCGAACGGCAGCGGGCGTGA
- the mobA gene encoding molybdenum cofactor guanylyltransferase MobA produces the protein MWRNAGYNPPMNPTTPRPAISGLVLAGGRGLRMGGADKGLVDFRGRPMAASVIAALAPQVDEILISANRNLDIYAGFGYPVFADELTGFAGPLAGLHAGLARARHTLVATAPCDAPLLPADLVARLLAALLAHDAEIAVAATGGRSHPVFCLCRRTLLPALSAYLAEGGRKVDAWQRSRKRVEVGFDDVAEAFANLNSLADLPPSG, from the coding sequence ATGTGGCGCAATGCCGGCTACAATCCGCCCATGAACCCGACCACGCCCCGCCCTGCTATCAGCGGCCTCGTTCTTGCTGGCGGCCGTGGCCTGCGCATGGGTGGCGCAGACAAGGGGCTGGTCGATTTTCGCGGTCGGCCGATGGCGGCGAGCGTCATTGCCGCACTGGCGCCGCAGGTCGATGAGATCCTGATCAGCGCCAACCGCAACCTGGACATCTATGCCGGTTTCGGCTACCCGGTGTTCGCCGACGAACTGACCGGCTTTGCCGGGCCACTGGCCGGCTTGCACGCCGGCCTTGCACGCGCGCGCCATACACTGGTAGCCACCGCTCCGTGTGACGCACCGCTATTGCCCGCCGATCTGGTTGCCCGCCTGCTTGCCGCACTGCTCGCCCACGACGCGGAGATCGCCGTGGCTGCCACCGGCGGACGCAGTCACCCGGTGTTCTGCCTGTGCCGCCGCACACTGCTGCCGGCACTGAGCGCCTATCTGGCCGAAGGCGGACGCAAGGTGGATGCGTGGCAGCGCAGCCGCAAGCGTGTCGAAGTCGGGTTCGACGATGTTGCCGAAGCGTTTGCCAACCTCAACAGCCTGGCCGACCTACCGCCATCCGGCTGA
- the proC gene encoding pyrroline-5-carboxylate reductase codes for MNITFLGGGNMAAALIGGLVDQGFPASAIQVVELQAENRDRLAAHWGVRAIEALDEAALGCDVLVLAVKPQQMKAALAPLAGRLEGQLVVSIAAGLRLADLSRWLGGYRRLVRCMPNTPALIGAGITGLFAASEVDRAGRDAAERVLAAVGSTVWIADEAQMDAVTAISGSGPAYVFHFIEALQAAGREVGFDDATARKLAIDTVLGAARLAAQSPEPASVLRERVTSKGGTTEAALNSLAAAGWHDAMVAAVRAALVRGRELGDQLGRD; via the coding sequence ATGAACATTACGTTTCTGGGCGGCGGCAACATGGCCGCGGCATTGATCGGCGGGTTGGTCGACCAAGGCTTTCCCGCCAGTGCGATACAGGTCGTGGAGTTACAGGCGGAAAACCGCGATCGTCTGGCAGCACATTGGGGCGTGCGCGCGATCGAGGCGCTGGACGAGGCGGCGTTGGGCTGCGATGTGCTGGTGCTGGCGGTCAAGCCGCAGCAGATGAAGGCGGCGCTCGCACCGCTGGCCGGTCGGCTCGAGGGGCAGTTGGTGGTCAGCATCGCGGCCGGTCTGCGCCTGGCTGACCTGTCCCGATGGCTTGGCGGGTATCGTCGTCTGGTGCGCTGCATGCCCAACACGCCGGCGCTGATCGGTGCCGGTATCACCGGCCTGTTTGCCGCCTCCGAGGTCGACCGCGCCGGGCGCGATGCCGCCGAGCGCGTGCTCGCGGCCGTGGGCAGCACGGTGTGGATCGCCGACGAAGCGCAGATGGATGCGGTGACGGCGATTTCCGGTAGCGGCCCGGCTTACGTGTTTCACTTCATCGAAGCGCTGCAGGCGGCCGGCCGGGAGGTGGGCTTCGACGACGCCACCGCGCGCAAGCTCGCTATCGATACCGTGCTCGGCGCCGCCCGCCTGGCCGCGCAGTCGCCTGAACCCGCGTCGGTGCTGCGCGAACGGGTCACTTCCAAAGGCGGCACCACCGAAGCCGCGTTGAACAGCTTGGCCGCGGCCGGCTGGCATGACGCCATGGTTGCCGCGGTGCGCGCGGCCTTGGTGCGCGGGCGCGAGCTTGGCGACCAACTGGGCAGGGACTGA
- a CDS encoding PilT/PilU family type 4a pilus ATPase, with translation MERDQALKFMHDLLRLMLQKNGSDLFITAGFPPAIKIDGKIVPQSNQVLSPAHTAELARAIMNDRQAAEFESTKECNFAISPAGIGRFRANAYIQQGRVGLVLRTIAQKIPTFDELGLPAVLRDIAMAKRGLVIFVGGTGTGKTTSLAAMVDFRNEHSYGHIITVEDPIEFVHTHKNCIVSQREIGIDTDSWEAALKNTLRQAPDVILMGEIRDRETMDYAIAFAETGHLCLATLHANSANQAIDRIINFFPEDRRQQLLMDLSLNLRAMISQRLLPMKGRKGRVPAVEILLNSPLVADLIFKGEIPGIKDVMKRSRELGMQTFDQSLFDLYEEDKISYEDALRNADSINDLRLQIKLNSRHGERDLQSGIQHLDII, from the coding sequence ATGGAACGCGACCAGGCTCTGAAATTCATGCATGACTTGCTGCGGCTGATGCTGCAGAAAAACGGCTCCGACCTGTTCATCACCGCAGGCTTTCCCCCGGCGATCAAAATCGACGGCAAGATCGTGCCGCAGTCGAACCAGGTGTTGTCACCGGCGCACACCGCGGAGCTGGCGCGCGCCATCATGAATGACCGTCAGGCGGCCGAATTCGAGTCCACCAAGGAGTGCAACTTTGCCATTTCCCCGGCGGGTATCGGTCGCTTTCGGGCCAACGCCTACATCCAGCAGGGCCGGGTCGGACTGGTGCTGCGCACCATCGCACAGAAAATCCCCACCTTCGATGAGCTGGGCTTACCGGCAGTGTTGCGCGATATCGCCATGGCCAAACGCGGCCTGGTGATCTTCGTGGGCGGCACCGGCACTGGCAAGACCACCTCGCTGGCGGCCATGGTGGACTTTCGTAACGAACACTCTTACGGCCACATCATCACCGTCGAAGACCCGATCGAGTTCGTCCACACCCACAAAAACTGCATCGTCAGTCAGCGCGAAATCGGCATCGACACCGACAGCTGGGAGGCGGCGTTGAAGAACACCCTGCGCCAAGCCCCGGACGTAATCCTGATGGGTGAAATCCGCGACCGCGAAACCATGGACTACGCGATCGCATTCGCCGAAACCGGCCACCTGTGCCTGGCGACCTTGCATGCGAACAGCGCCAACCAGGCCATCGATCGGATCATCAACTTTTTCCCGGAAGACCGCCGCCAGCAGCTACTGATGGATCTGTCGCTGAACTTGCGCGCCATGATCTCCCAGCGCCTGCTGCCGATGAAGGGCCGCAAAGGTCGCGTGCCGGCGGTGGAGATTCTGCTCAATTCGCCGCTGGTTGCCGACCTCATCTTCAAGGGCGAGATCCCGGGCATCAAGGATGTGATGAAGCGTTCGCGCGAACTGGGTATGCAAACCTTCGACCAAAGCCTGTTCGATCTTTACGAAGAGGACAAGATCAGCTACGAAGACGCGCTACGCAACGCCGATTCGATCAACGATCTGCGTTTGCAGATCAAGCTCAACAGCCGTCACGGCGAGCGCGACCTGCAGTCAGGCATCCAGCATCTGGATATCATCTGA
- a CDS encoding CopD family protein, protein MLVIKALHIIFVVSWFAGLFYLPRLFVNHAMVNDAATIERLKLMEYKLYRFMTPLGILAVGLGLWLWFGYGFAGGWLHAKTLLVAGLVAYHLYCGKLLRDFAAGRNTRSHRWYRVFNEVPVVVLFAVVFLVVLKPF, encoded by the coding sequence ATGCTCGTGATCAAGGCCCTACACATCATCTTCGTCGTGTCATGGTTCGCCGGCCTGTTCTACCTGCCGCGGCTGTTCGTCAATCACGCCATGGTCAATGACGCCGCCACCATCGAGCGCTTGAAGCTGATGGAGTACAAGCTCTACCGCTTCATGACTCCGCTGGGCATCTTGGCGGTTGGGCTGGGCTTGTGGCTGTGGTTCGGCTACGGTTTTGCCGGCGGCTGGCTGCACGCCAAGACGCTGCTGGTGGCAGGCTTGGTTGCCTACCATCTGTACTGTGGCAAGTTGCTGCGCGACTTCGCCGCCGGACGCAACACCCGTAGCCACCGCTGGTACCGGGTGTTCAATGAGGTGCCGGTGGTGGTGCTGTTTGCGGTGGTGTTTCTGGTGGTGCTCAAGCCTTTCTGA